One stretch of Methylococcus capsulatus DNA includes these proteins:
- a CDS encoding nonribosomal peptide synthetase MxaA yields MLPVLRHSISLLLGLWCCLAPAAELPPGVRAFAFDTPRAFGYVIGDLIHHDVWIETETGQGMDAASLPREGWINRWLMLRRVAVRREGNRQTLQLEYQTFYAPLEVKNLTIPGFELHVAGSGERLTVPDWTFTTAPIRELSVWRAEGLPPMRPDAVPARLPTEGLAAASAGFGLAAAGALAWWAYLSAWLPFAWRGRHFAAAWRELRRLRRQEDSRGALESGFSCLHQAFNRTLGEPLFIEGLDAFFRGHPAYAPLRNEIRDFFRASYEVFFGEGAPRPPFDLRRMEALARACQLAERRRP; encoded by the coding sequence ATGTTGCCGGTGCTTCGCCATTCGATATCTCTCCTGCTGGGGCTGTGGTGCTGCCTGGCGCCGGCCGCCGAATTGCCGCCCGGTGTGAGGGCATTCGCGTTCGACACGCCCCGCGCCTTCGGCTACGTCATCGGCGATCTCATACACCACGACGTGTGGATCGAAACTGAAACGGGCCAGGGAATGGACGCCGCCTCCCTGCCCAGGGAAGGCTGGATCAACCGCTGGCTGATGCTTAGGCGGGTCGCCGTCCGCCGTGAGGGCAACCGGCAGACGTTGCAGCTGGAATACCAGACCTTCTATGCGCCGCTGGAAGTGAAAAACCTGACGATTCCCGGCTTTGAACTGCATGTGGCCGGCTCGGGTGAACGGTTGACAGTCCCCGACTGGACTTTCACCACCGCGCCCATCCGGGAGCTGTCGGTGTGGCGTGCCGAAGGCCTGCCGCCGATGCGTCCGGACGCCGTGCCGGCGCGGTTGCCGACAGAGGGTCTTGCCGCTGCCAGTGCAGGCTTCGGGCTCGCGGCAGCGGGGGCGCTGGCCTGGTGGGCCTATCTGAGCGCCTGGCTGCCGTTCGCTTGGCGCGGCCGCCATTTCGCAGCCGCCTGGCGGGAATTGCGGCGTCTGCGCAGACAGGAAGACAGCCGGGGCGCCTTGGAGAGCGGTTTTTCCTGTCTGCACCAAGCGTTCAATCGGACTTTGGGCGAGCCGCTGTTCATCGAAGGGCTGGACGCGTTTTTCCGCGGCCATCCGGCCTACGCGCCCTTGCGCAACGAGATCCGGGATTTCTTCCGGGCTTCGTATGAAGTCTTTTTCGGGGAGGGCGCTCCGCGGCCGCCGTTCGACCTGAGGCGCATGGAGGCGCTTGCCCGCGCCTGCCAGCTGGCCGAAAGGAGACGGCCATGA
- a CDS encoding DUF58 domain-containing protein, which translates to MTRKEFHYRLTWRADSVQPGAHPSRQGGGVHAFQRLVPFLAHPDPRRLHLRASLGDPSGHYWVRLHEQRGRITVHALADLSASMGYRGHASKMAVLADFTEGLALSSNRMGDAMGFVGLSDCSAPDFLLPPTRQVGAALMLAERLRRFRPRGGSARGLRHAVRYLPSRRGLVFLLSDFHFPLGFGKQIMASLAHHDVVPVVLWDPEESAPQASGLAWMQDLENGRERLMWLRPALRSRLSQRFQERRERLVAMLRGFGREPLFLSGGFDPDAVTRYFHAG; encoded by the coding sequence ATGACGCGCAAGGAGTTTCATTACCGGTTGACCTGGCGCGCCGACAGCGTCCAGCCGGGAGCCCATCCGAGCCGGCAGGGCGGCGGCGTACACGCTTTTCAGCGCCTGGTGCCGTTCCTGGCGCATCCCGATCCCCGCCGGTTGCATCTACGGGCCAGCCTCGGCGATCCCTCCGGGCACTACTGGGTGCGCTTGCACGAGCAGCGGGGGCGGATCACCGTTCACGCGCTGGCCGACTTGTCCGCCTCGATGGGTTATCGCGGGCACGCCTCGAAAATGGCCGTGCTGGCGGATTTCACCGAGGGGCTGGCGCTGTCGTCGAACCGGATGGGGGATGCCATGGGTTTCGTCGGACTTTCCGACTGCAGCGCTCCGGATTTCCTGCTGCCGCCGACTCGGCAAGTGGGGGCGGCGCTGATGCTGGCCGAGCGTCTGCGCCGTTTCCGGCCCAGGGGCGGCAGCGCGCGCGGACTGCGGCATGCCGTCCGCTATCTGCCATCGCGGCGCGGACTGGTGTTCCTGCTGTCGGACTTTCATTTTCCCTTGGGCTTTGGGAAACAAATCATGGCATCGCTGGCACATCACGACGTCGTGCCAGTGGTGCTGTGGGACCCGGAAGAATCGGCTCCGCAAGCGTCCGGCCTGGCGTGGATGCAGGACCTGGAGAACGGCAGGGAGCGGCTGATGTGGCTGCGTCCGGCCTTGCGCAGCCGTTTGTCGCAGCGTTTTCAGGAGCGCCGCGAGCGCTTGGTGGCGATGCTGCGCGGCTTCGGCAGGGAGCCGCTGTTTCTGTCCGGCGGTTTCGATCCCGACGCGGTCACCCGCTATTTCCATGCAGGCTGA